From the genome of Poecile atricapillus isolate bPoeAtr1 chromosome 23, bPoeAtr1.hap1, whole genome shotgun sequence, one region includes:
- the PHTF1 gene encoding protein PHTF1 isoform X7, with amino-acid sequence MACRDAISWYQKKIGAYDQQIWEKAVEQTQMKGFKNKPKKKGHIQPDLIDVDLISGSTFAKAKPEIPWTSLTRKGIVRVVFFPLFSQWWIQVTSQRIFMWLLVLYVMQVVAVVLYFMVPVVSASEVMGPMCLMLLLGTVHCQIVSTQVNRPAGNNGLSRRRRNRRVKLVAEKGTETESAVDDCIKPRQPRSEHRLLHSKEKSKLSDGEKSHQDDGTNRDGVSDELSSEEDAGAMAQRILLRHSMEGASSDNSYEEKKKRPLVSLNQAVSQVKQALKGARDSDSVVESELESTLYRQDPRSCLSVGPRSCSVSRRDSESTRQDSETEDMLWDDLLHGPECRSSGTSDSEERSARDSRRDLKEDVFQQNHLFWLQNTSPASAKVSALIWEGNDCKKVDMSVLEISGIIMSRVNAHQQGVGYQMLGNIITIGLAFLPFLYRLFRTDNLEQLCSISLMELLHIFCGAPASTPVLILSAINFLERLCLTWMFFFMMCVAERTYKQRFLFAKLFSHITSARKARKYEIPHFRLKKVENIKIWLSLRSYLKRRGPQRSVDVVVSSVFLLALSIAFICCAQVLKGHKTFLNAAYNWEFLMWEAALLLFLLRLASLGSETNKKYSNISILLTEQINLYLKMEKKPNKKEQLSLVNNVLKLSTKLLKELDSPFRLYGLTMNPLIYNITRVVILSAVSGVISDLLGFNIRLWKIKP; translated from the exons ATGGCCTGTCGCGATGCCATTTCATGGTACCAGAAGAAG ATCGGGGCCTACGACCAGCAGATATGGGAGAAGGCCGTGGAGCAGACCCAGATGAAG GGCTTCAAGAACAAGCCGAAGAAAAAGGGGCACATCCAGCCCGATCTGATCGACGTTGATCTGATCAGCG GCTCTACCTTTGCCAAAGCCAAGCCTGAAATTCCCTGGACATCACTGACAAGGAAAGGAATTGTGAGAGTAGTGTTTTTCCCCTTGTTCAGCCAGTGGTGGATACAGGTCACTTCCCAGCGTATTTTTATGTGGCTCTTGGTGCTCTACGTTATGCAAG TCGTTGCAGTGGTGCTGTACTTCATGGTGCCTGTTGTGAGTGCCAGTGAAGTGATGGGACCCATGTGCCttatgctgctgctggggacagttCACTGCCAGATCGTGTCCACCCAGGTGAACAGACCTGCAGGGAACAACGGGCTCAGCCGGCGCCGCAG GAATAGAAGAGTAAAGCTGGTAGCTGAGAAAGGGACTGAGACAGAAAGTGCTGTGGATGATTGCATCAAACCCAGACAGCCCAGATctgagcacaggctgctgcaCTCCAAAGAGAAAAGTAAACTTTCTGATGGGGAGAAGAGCCATCAG GATGATGGCACCAACAGGGACGGTGTTTCTGATGAGCTGTCGAGCGAGGAGGATGCTGGGGCCATGGCACAAAGGATCCTGTTACGCCACAGCATGGAAGGGGCTTCCAGTGACAACAGCTAcgaggaaaagaaaaagaggccTCTGGTTTCTCTCAACCAGGCTGTCTCACAG GTCAAGCAAGCCCTGAAAGGTGCCAGAGACTCTGACAGTGTTGTGGAGTCTGAACTGGAATCCACATTATACAGGCAG GATCCCAGGTCGTGCCTGAGCGTGGGGCCCCGGAGCTGCAGTGTGAGCCGGCGGGACTCAGAGAGCACGCGGCAGGACTCGGAGACCGAGGACATGCTGTGGGACGATCTCCTGCACGGCCCTGAGTGCCGCTCCTCGGGCACCAGCGACAGCGAGGAGCGCTCTGCCAGGGACTCCCGCAGGGACCTGAAGGAAGATGTCTTCCAGCAG AACCATCTGTTTTGGCTTCAGAACACCAGCCCAGCATCTGCCAAAGTGAGTGCTCTGATCTGGGAAGGGAATGACTGCAAGAAGGTGGACATGTCTGTGCTGGAGATCAGTGGAATTATCATGAGCAGG GTTAATGCCCACCAGCAAGGAGTGGGGTATCAAATGCTGGGAAACATCATCACCATCGGGTTGGCCTTCCTGCCATTCCTCTACAGACTGTTCCGCACAGAtaacctggagcagctctgctccattTCTCTGATGGAGCTTCTGCACATCTTCTGTGGAGCCCCTGCCAGCACCCCTGTGCTCATCCTGTCTGCCATCAACTTTCTGGAAAGGCTGTGCTTAACCTGGATGTTTTTCTTCATGATGTGTGTTGCGGAGAGAACCTACAAACAG AGATTTTTGTTTGCTAAGCTCTTTAGCCACATTACATCTGCTCGGAAAGCCAGGAAATATGAAATCCCTCACTTCAGGCTCAAGAAGGTGGAGAACATCAAGATCTGGTTATCCCTTCGCTCCTACCTGAAG AGACGAGGCCCCCAGAGATCTGTGGATGTTGTGGTGTCCTCAGTCTTTTTACTGGCTCTTTCAATTGCTTTTATCTGCTGCGCCCAG GTTCTTAAGGGTCACAAAACCTTTCTGAATGCAGCTTACAACTGGGAGTTCCTGATGTGGGAGGCAGCACTGCTCCTCTTTCTGCTACGTCTGGCATCTCTGGGCTCTGAGACCAACAAGAAATACAGCAACATTTCCATCCTGCTCACTGAGCAG ATAAACTTGTACCTGAAGATGGAGAAGAAGCCAAACAAGAAGGAGCAGCTGTCTCTGGTAAACAATGTGCTGAAACTGTCCACAAAGCTGCTGAAG GAGTTGGATAGTCCATTCAGGCTGTATGGACTGACCATGAACCCACTGATCTACAACATCACACGTGTTGTCATCCTGTCTGCTGTCTCAGGAGTGATCAGTGACCTGCTAGGATTCAATATCAGA
- the PHTF1 gene encoding protein PHTF1 isoform X2, with protein sequence MVPEEDRGLRPADMGEGRGADPDEGSGGEGGAAPAPLAANSAVCSAPQGFKNKPKKKGHIQPDLIDVDLISGSTFAKAKPEIPWTSLTRKGIVRVVFFPLFSQWWIQVTSQRIFMWLLVLYVMQVVAVVLYFMVPVVSASEVMGPMCLMLLLGTVHCQIVSTQVNRPAGNNGLSRRRRKLRKPVGVDGNSWSPPDRTSKEEQSGSASLLTNLSSLLFQRRNRRVKLVAEKGTETESAVDDCIKPRQPRSEHRLLHSKEKSKLSDGEKSHQDDGTNRDGVSDELSSEEDAGAMAQRILLRHSMEGASSDNSYEEKKKRPLVSLNQAVSQVKQALKGARDSDSVVESELESTLYRQDPRSCLSVGPRSCSVSRRDSESTRQDSETEDMLWDDLLHGPECRSSGTSDSEERSARDSRRDLKEDVFQQNHLFWLQNTSPASAKVSALIWEGNDCKKVDMSVLEISGIIMSRVNAHQQGVGYQMLGNIITIGLAFLPFLYRLFRTDNLEQLCSISLMELLHIFCGAPASTPVLILSAINFLERLCLTWMFFFMMCVAERTYKQRFLFAKLFSHITSARKARKYEIPHFRLKKVENIKIWLSLRSYLKRRGPQRSVDVVVSSVFLLALSIAFICCAQVLKGHKTFLNAAYNWEFLMWEAALLLFLLRLASLGSETNKKYSNISILLTEQINLYLKMEKKPNKKEQLSLVNNVLKLSTKLLKELDSPFRLYGLTMNPLIYNITRVVILSAVSGVISDLLGFNIRLWKIKP encoded by the exons ATGGTACCAGAAGAAG ATCGGGGCCTACGACCAGCAGATATGGGAGAAGGCCGTGGAGCAGACCCAGATGAAGGTAGCGGCGGCGAGGGGGGGGCGGCCCCCGCGCCCCTCGCCGCTAACTCGGCCGTGTGTTCCGCCCCGCAGGGCTTCAAGAACAAGCCGAAGAAAAAGGGGCACATCCAGCCCGATCTGATCGACGTTGATCTGATCAGCG GCTCTACCTTTGCCAAAGCCAAGCCTGAAATTCCCTGGACATCACTGACAAGGAAAGGAATTGTGAGAGTAGTGTTTTTCCCCTTGTTCAGCCAGTGGTGGATACAGGTCACTTCCCAGCGTATTTTTATGTGGCTCTTGGTGCTCTACGTTATGCAAG TCGTTGCAGTGGTGCTGTACTTCATGGTGCCTGTTGTGAGTGCCAGTGAAGTGATGGGACCCATGTGCCttatgctgctgctggggacagttCACTGCCAGATCGTGTCCACCCAGGTGAACAGACCTGCAGGGAACAACGGGCTCAGCCGGCGCCGCAG GAAGTTACGCAAACCTGTGGGTGTGGATGGGAACAGTTGGTCTCCTCCTGACAGAACCAGCAAGGAAGAGCAGTCTggctctgcatctctgctgacCAATTTATCCAGTCTGCTCTTCCAGAGGAG GAATAGAAGAGTAAAGCTGGTAGCTGAGAAAGGGACTGAGACAGAAAGTGCTGTGGATGATTGCATCAAACCCAGACAGCCCAGATctgagcacaggctgctgcaCTCCAAAGAGAAAAGTAAACTTTCTGATGGGGAGAAGAGCCATCAG GATGATGGCACCAACAGGGACGGTGTTTCTGATGAGCTGTCGAGCGAGGAGGATGCTGGGGCCATGGCACAAAGGATCCTGTTACGCCACAGCATGGAAGGGGCTTCCAGTGACAACAGCTAcgaggaaaagaaaaagaggccTCTGGTTTCTCTCAACCAGGCTGTCTCACAG GTCAAGCAAGCCCTGAAAGGTGCCAGAGACTCTGACAGTGTTGTGGAGTCTGAACTGGAATCCACATTATACAGGCAG GATCCCAGGTCGTGCCTGAGCGTGGGGCCCCGGAGCTGCAGTGTGAGCCGGCGGGACTCAGAGAGCACGCGGCAGGACTCGGAGACCGAGGACATGCTGTGGGACGATCTCCTGCACGGCCCTGAGTGCCGCTCCTCGGGCACCAGCGACAGCGAGGAGCGCTCTGCCAGGGACTCCCGCAGGGACCTGAAGGAAGATGTCTTCCAGCAG AACCATCTGTTTTGGCTTCAGAACACCAGCCCAGCATCTGCCAAAGTGAGTGCTCTGATCTGGGAAGGGAATGACTGCAAGAAGGTGGACATGTCTGTGCTGGAGATCAGTGGAATTATCATGAGCAGG GTTAATGCCCACCAGCAAGGAGTGGGGTATCAAATGCTGGGAAACATCATCACCATCGGGTTGGCCTTCCTGCCATTCCTCTACAGACTGTTCCGCACAGAtaacctggagcagctctgctccattTCTCTGATGGAGCTTCTGCACATCTTCTGTGGAGCCCCTGCCAGCACCCCTGTGCTCATCCTGTCTGCCATCAACTTTCTGGAAAGGCTGTGCTTAACCTGGATGTTTTTCTTCATGATGTGTGTTGCGGAGAGAACCTACAAACAG AGATTTTTGTTTGCTAAGCTCTTTAGCCACATTACATCTGCTCGGAAAGCCAGGAAATATGAAATCCCTCACTTCAGGCTCAAGAAGGTGGAGAACATCAAGATCTGGTTATCCCTTCGCTCCTACCTGAAG AGACGAGGCCCCCAGAGATCTGTGGATGTTGTGGTGTCCTCAGTCTTTTTACTGGCTCTTTCAATTGCTTTTATCTGCTGCGCCCAG GTTCTTAAGGGTCACAAAACCTTTCTGAATGCAGCTTACAACTGGGAGTTCCTGATGTGGGAGGCAGCACTGCTCCTCTTTCTGCTACGTCTGGCATCTCTGGGCTCTGAGACCAACAAGAAATACAGCAACATTTCCATCCTGCTCACTGAGCAG ATAAACTTGTACCTGAAGATGGAGAAGAAGCCAAACAAGAAGGAGCAGCTGTCTCTGGTAAACAATGTGCTGAAACTGTCCACAAAGCTGCTGAAG GAGTTGGATAGTCCATTCAGGCTGTATGGACTGACCATGAACCCACTGATCTACAACATCACACGTGTTGTCATCCTGTCTGCTGTCTCAGGAGTGATCAGTGACCTGCTAGGATTCAATATCAGA
- the PHTF1 gene encoding protein PHTF1 isoform X5 produces the protein MACRDAISWYQKKIGAYDQQIWEKAVEQTQMKGFKNKPKKKGHIQPDLIDVDLISGSTFAKAKPEIPWTSLTRKGIVRVVFFPLFSQWWIQVTSQRIFMWLLVLYVMQVVAVVLYFMVPVVSASEVMGPMCLMLLLGTVHCQIVSTQVNRPAGNNGLSRRRRKLRKPVGVDGNSWSPPDRTSKEEQSGSASLLTNLSSLLFQRRNRRVKLVAEKGTETESAVDDCIKPRQPRSEHRLLHSKEKSKLSDGEKSHQDDGTNRDGVSDELSSEEDAGAMAQRILLRHSMEGASSDNSYEEKKKRPLVSLNQAVSQVKQALKGARDSDSVVESELESTLYRQDPRSCLSVGPRSCSVSRRDSESTRQDSETEDMLWDDLLHGPECRSSGTSDSEERSARDSRRDLKEDVFQQNHLFWLQNTSPASAKVSALIWEGNDCKKVDMSVLEISGIIMSRVNAHQQGVGYQMLGNIITIGLAFLPFLYRLFRTDNLEQLCSISLMELLHIFCGAPASTPVLILSAINFLERLCLTWMFFFMMCVAERTYKQRFLFAKLFSHITSARKARKYEIPHFRLKKVENIKIWLSLRSYLKRRGPQRSVDVVVSSVFLLALSIAFICCAQVLKGHKTFLNAAYNWEFLMWEAALLLFLLRLASLGSETNKKYSNISILLTEQINLYLKMEKKPNKKEQLSLVNNVLKLSTKLLKELDSPFRLYGLTMNPLIYNITRVVILSAVSGVISDLLGFNIRLWKIKP, from the exons ATGGCCTGTCGCGATGCCATTTCATGGTACCAGAAGAAG ATCGGGGCCTACGACCAGCAGATATGGGAGAAGGCCGTGGAGCAGACCCAGATGAAG GGCTTCAAGAACAAGCCGAAGAAAAAGGGGCACATCCAGCCCGATCTGATCGACGTTGATCTGATCAGCG GCTCTACCTTTGCCAAAGCCAAGCCTGAAATTCCCTGGACATCACTGACAAGGAAAGGAATTGTGAGAGTAGTGTTTTTCCCCTTGTTCAGCCAGTGGTGGATACAGGTCACTTCCCAGCGTATTTTTATGTGGCTCTTGGTGCTCTACGTTATGCAAG TCGTTGCAGTGGTGCTGTACTTCATGGTGCCTGTTGTGAGTGCCAGTGAAGTGATGGGACCCATGTGCCttatgctgctgctggggacagttCACTGCCAGATCGTGTCCACCCAGGTGAACAGACCTGCAGGGAACAACGGGCTCAGCCGGCGCCGCAG GAAGTTACGCAAACCTGTGGGTGTGGATGGGAACAGTTGGTCTCCTCCTGACAGAACCAGCAAGGAAGAGCAGTCTggctctgcatctctgctgacCAATTTATCCAGTCTGCTCTTCCAGAGGAG GAATAGAAGAGTAAAGCTGGTAGCTGAGAAAGGGACTGAGACAGAAAGTGCTGTGGATGATTGCATCAAACCCAGACAGCCCAGATctgagcacaggctgctgcaCTCCAAAGAGAAAAGTAAACTTTCTGATGGGGAGAAGAGCCATCAG GATGATGGCACCAACAGGGACGGTGTTTCTGATGAGCTGTCGAGCGAGGAGGATGCTGGGGCCATGGCACAAAGGATCCTGTTACGCCACAGCATGGAAGGGGCTTCCAGTGACAACAGCTAcgaggaaaagaaaaagaggccTCTGGTTTCTCTCAACCAGGCTGTCTCACAG GTCAAGCAAGCCCTGAAAGGTGCCAGAGACTCTGACAGTGTTGTGGAGTCTGAACTGGAATCCACATTATACAGGCAG GATCCCAGGTCGTGCCTGAGCGTGGGGCCCCGGAGCTGCAGTGTGAGCCGGCGGGACTCAGAGAGCACGCGGCAGGACTCGGAGACCGAGGACATGCTGTGGGACGATCTCCTGCACGGCCCTGAGTGCCGCTCCTCGGGCACCAGCGACAGCGAGGAGCGCTCTGCCAGGGACTCCCGCAGGGACCTGAAGGAAGATGTCTTCCAGCAG AACCATCTGTTTTGGCTTCAGAACACCAGCCCAGCATCTGCCAAAGTGAGTGCTCTGATCTGGGAAGGGAATGACTGCAAGAAGGTGGACATGTCTGTGCTGGAGATCAGTGGAATTATCATGAGCAGG GTTAATGCCCACCAGCAAGGAGTGGGGTATCAAATGCTGGGAAACATCATCACCATCGGGTTGGCCTTCCTGCCATTCCTCTACAGACTGTTCCGCACAGAtaacctggagcagctctgctccattTCTCTGATGGAGCTTCTGCACATCTTCTGTGGAGCCCCTGCCAGCACCCCTGTGCTCATCCTGTCTGCCATCAACTTTCTGGAAAGGCTGTGCTTAACCTGGATGTTTTTCTTCATGATGTGTGTTGCGGAGAGAACCTACAAACAG AGATTTTTGTTTGCTAAGCTCTTTAGCCACATTACATCTGCTCGGAAAGCCAGGAAATATGAAATCCCTCACTTCAGGCTCAAGAAGGTGGAGAACATCAAGATCTGGTTATCCCTTCGCTCCTACCTGAAG AGACGAGGCCCCCAGAGATCTGTGGATGTTGTGGTGTCCTCAGTCTTTTTACTGGCTCTTTCAATTGCTTTTATCTGCTGCGCCCAG GTTCTTAAGGGTCACAAAACCTTTCTGAATGCAGCTTACAACTGGGAGTTCCTGATGTGGGAGGCAGCACTGCTCCTCTTTCTGCTACGTCTGGCATCTCTGGGCTCTGAGACCAACAAGAAATACAGCAACATTTCCATCCTGCTCACTGAGCAG ATAAACTTGTACCTGAAGATGGAGAAGAAGCCAAACAAGAAGGAGCAGCTGTCTCTGGTAAACAATGTGCTGAAACTGTCCACAAAGCTGCTGAAG GAGTTGGATAGTCCATTCAGGCTGTATGGACTGACCATGAACCCACTGATCTACAACATCACACGTGTTGTCATCCTGTCTGCTGTCTCAGGAGTGATCAGTGACCTGCTAGGATTCAATATCAGA